In a genomic window of Diabrotica undecimpunctata isolate CICGRU chromosome 2, icDiaUnde3, whole genome shotgun sequence:
- the LOC140434574 gene encoding TLC domain-containing protein 3A translates to MKTKPGYLSTASFKKEHKRISSLVPYMLLSIIALVVSTVIVSDLHWEEHVSINRGFVIFFSGLVFFPSLYLALVNTFLYTNSGRRIIKTYKLNYSDVYDISNKHVSAVQALFCCITGITAVCYSCNRNVLRTSHYISEAYAWFGAAYFFYDIWSMYKVYSAKLSSDHMNGDLKEKKKMFLNVSNWIRYLKNNFVIVGHHIFIGCFGFLVITYLRGGLGDCFFGFVYLMEASTPFVSLRGVLSKIGLKNSLIYVVNGLVMLAVFFICRIAMFPYVIHMYAKSIRADFMSAVYTLPRGCIISILVLLLPQLYWFYLMVTGATKVLRRPVVNNNNTKNLKSK, encoded by the exons caTAAGAGAATATCGTCTCTGGTACCATATATGCTCTTATCAATCATTGCATTAGTGGTTTCAACAGTGATCGTTAGCGATCTACATTGGGAAGAACATGTTTCAATCAACAGgggatttgtaatattttttagcGGCCTAGTCTTTTTTCCATCCCTGTATCTTGCTCTAGTTAATACTTTTCTATACACCAACTCAGGAAGAAGGATTATCAAGACTTATAAATTAAACTATAGTGATGTCTATGACATTAGTAACAA GCATGTCTCAGCCGTACAAGCGTTATTTTGTTGCATTACGGGCATTACAGCAGTTTGTTACAGTTGTAACCGTAATGTACTTAGAACATCTCACTACATTTCAGAGGCTTACGCTTGGTTCGGCGCCGCATATTTTTTCTATGACATTTGGTCCATGTACAAGGTCTATAGTGCGAAACTTAGTAGTGATCATATGAACGGGGatttgaaagaaaagaaaaagatgtttCTAAACGTTTCCAATTGGATTAGGTATTTAAAGAATAATTTTGTTATTGTTGGGCATCACATATTTATAGGCTGTTTTGGATTTTTAGTTATAACG taTTTAAGGGGTGGTTTGGGAGATTGCTTTTTTGGATTTGTGTATTTGATGGAAGCAAGCACTCCATTCGTATCCCTTAGAGGAGTACTATCAAAAATAGGTTTGAAGAATTCCCTAATTTACGTTGTAAATGGACTGGTAATGCTAGCTGTGTTTTTCATATGTAGAATAGCCATGTTTCCCTATGTAATCCATATGTATGCAAAGTCCATTAGAGCAGATTTTATGTCG GCGGTCTATACATTACCGAGAGGATGTATAATAAGCATATTGGTGTTATTACTGCCCCAATTATACTGGTTTTACTTGATGGTAACTGGAGCCACCAAAGTTCTGAGACGCCCAGTTGTCAACAATAATAACACGAAAAATTTGAAGAGTAAATAG